A genomic stretch from Aedes albopictus strain Foshan chromosome 2, AalbF5, whole genome shotgun sequence includes:
- the LOC115265602 gene encoding protein Wnt-4: MEGFGRKMIVYGVLLFSIIWCISECNDIIISNGNKETSPPEKNTVMAVFSPMTKSPGPCRFLSGTRRQNHQCRRDTGLPDAIKEARRLAVTHCEEQFRYDRWNCSIETRGKRNIFKKVYRETAFVHALTAAAITYSVARSCAEGKMAKCQCASEKRPEATRLAWKWGGCSDNIKHGKRVTRNFLELQPADGDPVAEMLRHDSEVGIQAVTTTMNDRCKCHGVSGSCSLKTCWRKLGDFNATAAMLRTKYHHAIRKYPINNKTSRRAIPKEFRERDGTYDQLFYFETSPTFCSVTRGRRCLHPDNCATLCCGRGYTTKVVKTIEKCRCRFTNGRCCQIVCDYCEKYEDRYYCK; the protein is encoded by the exons CAACAAGGAAACATCGCCCCCGGAGAAGAACACCGTGATGGCCGTTTTCAGCCCGATGACCAAATCGCCCGGTCCGTGCCGATTCCTGTCGGGAACACGCCGACAAAATCACCAGTGTCGTCGCGACACAGGGCTGCCGGATGCCATCAAAGAGGCACGCCGTCTTGCCGTCACACACTGCGAGGAGCAGTTTCGCTATGACCGTTGGAACTGCTCGATCGAAACACGGGGAAAGCGGAACATATTCAAGAAG GTGTACCGCGAAACGGCCTTCGTGCACGCGCTAACTGCCGCAGCCATCACCTACTCGGTTGCCCGTTCCTGCGCCGAAGGCAAGATGGCCAAGTGTCAGTGTGCGTCGGAGAAACGGCCGGAAGCGACCCGGCTGGCCTGGAAGTGGGGCGGTTGCAGTGACAACATAAAGCACGGCAAACGAGTCACGAGAAACTTTCTGGAGCTTCAGCCGGCCGATGGCGACCCGGTGGCGGAGATGCTGCGACATGATAGCGAG GTGGGGATACAAGCCGTGACGACGACCATGAATGATCGCTGCAAGTGTCACGGCGTTTCCGGTTCGTGTTCACTGAAAACGTGCTGGAGAAAGTTGGGCGATTTCAATGCCACCGCCGCCATGCTAAGAACCAAATATCATCATGCCATTCGGAAGTATCCGATCAACAACAAGACGTCAAGAAGGGCGATCCCGAAGGAGTTCAGAGAAAGG GACGGCACCTACGACCAGCTGTTCTACTTCGAGACGTCGCCCACGTTCTGCTCGGTGACACGAGGTCGACGATGTCTACATCCGGACAATTGTGCCACCCTGTGCTGTGGCCGAGGCTATACCACAAAAGTGGTCAAAACAATCGAGAAGTGTCGCTGTCGGTTCACGAACGGCCGCTGCTGCCAGATAGTGTGTGATTACTGCGAGAAGTACGAAGATAGATATtactgtaaataa